A DNA window from Chitinibacter fontanus contains the following coding sequences:
- a CDS encoding electron transfer flavoprotein subunit alpha/FixB family protein yields MSILVIAEIDSHGIKAATRSAIAAAGQFGEEVHLLLAGADLAGIATKAKSINGLSKILVADASEYAHGVAENLTPLLVKLAPSYSTVVAAATSFGKNLLPRAAALLDAAMVSEVTKIASSRTFVRPIYAGNLNATVDAPAGLALITIRPTVFEAAAETGGDAAIENIAATGDAGKTTFVSRELAVSDRPELATAKVVISGGRSLGSKEAFHDTLAPLAAQLGAAIGATRAAVDSGMAPNDAQVGQTGTVIAPDLYIAFGVSGAAQHVGGIKDSKVIVAVNTDPDAPIFQVADYGLVADLFTVVPELTAALKG; encoded by the coding sequence ATGAGTATTCTTGTAATTGCCGAAATCGATAGCCACGGCATTAAAGCGGCAACGCGCTCGGCCATTGCGGCTGCTGGCCAATTTGGTGAAGAAGTGCATTTGCTGCTGGCGGGCGCAGATCTGGCAGGTATTGCCACCAAAGCCAAGTCTATTAATGGCTTGAGCAAGATACTGGTGGCTGACGCGTCAGAATACGCCCACGGCGTAGCAGAAAACCTCACGCCATTGTTGGTGAAGTTGGCGCCGAGCTACAGCACTGTTGTCGCTGCTGCGACCAGCTTTGGTAAAAACCTGTTGCCCCGCGCCGCTGCATTGCTTGATGCGGCGATGGTTTCAGAAGTAACAAAAATCGCTAGCTCACGCACTTTTGTACGCCCGATTTATGCCGGCAACTTGAATGCAACGGTTGACGCGCCAGCAGGTTTGGCTCTGATCACGATTCGTCCAACCGTGTTTGAAGCCGCAGCAGAGACTGGCGGTGATGCCGCGATTGAAAATATCGCCGCAACCGGTGATGCGGGCAAAACGACGTTTGTCAGCCGTGAGCTGGCTGTCTCGGATCGCCCTGAGCTGGCGACAGCGAAAGTGGTGATTTCGGGTGGGCGCTCATTAGGTAGCAAAGAAGCCTTCCACGACACGCTTGCGCCATTGGCCGCGCAATTGGGCGCAGCAATTGGCGCAACCCGTGCCGCGGTTGATAGCGGGATGGCGCCAAATGATGCGCAGGTAGGCCAAACCGGTACGGTGATTGCGCCTGATCTGTATATCGCTTTTGGTGTATCGGGAGCTGCCCAGCACGTTGGCGGCATTAAAGATTCCAAAGTGATCGTTGCGGTGAATACCGACCCCGATGCGCCAATTTTCCAAGTGGCCGATTATGGCTTGGTTGCTGATTTGTTTACTGTGGTGCCTGAGCTCACCGCAGCCCTGAAAGGTTAA
- a CDS encoding electron transfer flavoprotein subunit beta/FixA family protein: protein MKILVGIKRVVDYQVTVRPTADGTGVETAGVKMSINPFDENALEAAVRLKEAGVATEVLAVAIGAAANQDVLRHALAMGADRALLVETDAPVQTLQTAKVLKALVEREAPQLVMTGKQAIDDDAAETAQMLAALLDWPQATFASDIQIADGRATVVREIDGGQETVSFALPAVISADLRLNEPRFIKLPALMMAKKKPLENIALADLGNTAAPSLTLQAVNEPPARKAGRVLNNVAELVAALRAEKVLP, encoded by the coding sequence ATGAAAATCTTGGTTGGTATTAAGCGGGTGGTTGACTATCAAGTCACCGTACGACCCACCGCCGATGGCACTGGCGTGGAAACTGCTGGCGTAAAAATGAGTATCAATCCATTTGATGAAAATGCGCTGGAAGCGGCAGTACGCCTGAAAGAAGCTGGCGTGGCAACTGAAGTGCTGGCGGTGGCGATTGGTGCTGCAGCCAATCAAGACGTGTTGCGCCACGCTTTGGCCATGGGCGCAGATCGCGCCTTGTTGGTTGAAACCGATGCGCCAGTGCAAACACTACAAACGGCCAAAGTATTAAAAGCCTTGGTTGAACGCGAAGCGCCACAACTGGTGATGACCGGTAAACAAGCGATCGACGACGATGCTGCTGAAACTGCGCAAATGCTGGCGGCTTTGCTCGATTGGCCGCAAGCGACTTTCGCCTCGGATATTCAAATTGCCGATGGCCGCGCTACTGTGGTGCGTGAAATTGATGGCGGGCAAGAAACCGTTTCGTTTGCGCTCCCTGCTGTGATCAGTGCCGACTTGCGCCTGAACGAGCCACGCTTTATTAAATTGCCCGCCCTGATGATGGCCAAGAAAAAGCCGCTGGAAAATATTGCGTTGGCCGATCTGGGCAATACCGCTGCGCCAAGCTTGACACTGCAAGCAGTGAACGAGCCGCCAGCGCGTAAAGCCGGTCGTGTATTAAATAATGTTGCTGAATTAGTTGCTGCCTTGCGCGCAGAGAAGGTGCTGCCATGA
- a CDS encoding electron transfer flavoprotein-ubiquinone oxidoreductase, whose product MSDRDQMQYDVVIVGAGPAGLSAAIRLKQHNSELSVCVLEKGAQVGAHIMSGAVIDPIGLNQLIPDWQSKKPQLATPVSADDFLVLDEDSSYRMPHALLPPPLRNDGCFIVRLGEVCAFLAEEAENLGVEIYPGFAASEVLYNAQGAVCGIASGDMGIAKDGSYKADYTRGIEILAKYTLIGEGARGSLTGELEAHFGLRKQSDPQHYGLGVKEVWQVAPEQHQLGKVQHALGWPLGSEAQGGAFIYHLPNHLVAVGYVVHLNYSNPTLSPFDELQRFKTHPSIRPLFKGGKRIAYGARAIAEGGWQSLPQLSFPGGVLMGCAAGLLNFPRIKGVHNAMLSGIAAAQAVSAAIAAGREQDELSDYQANLNTSGVLPELHSVRNIKPALAKLGTLAGTMYAGTELWLAQFGVKLPWTLRSTQPDHTYSKQDCSPIKYPKPDGVLTFSKLDSLTLANVSHEHDQPVHLQLRNPELITPVHLSTEIKAECYYCPAGVYEIVELAGQKQYQINAQNCLHCKTCDIKDRQQNIHWVTPEGGGGPMYTGM is encoded by the coding sequence ATGAGCGATCGTGATCAAATGCAATACGATGTAGTCATCGTTGGCGCTGGCCCCGCCGGTTTATCAGCCGCCATCCGGCTCAAGCAGCACAATAGCGAGTTGAGCGTATGCGTACTGGAAAAAGGTGCGCAGGTTGGGGCGCACATTATGTCGGGCGCGGTGATTGACCCTATTGGTTTAAATCAACTGATTCCAGACTGGCAAAGCAAAAAACCGCAACTAGCTACGCCAGTGAGCGCCGATGATTTTCTGGTGCTCGATGAAGATAGCAGCTACCGCATGCCTCATGCACTGCTACCACCGCCACTGCGTAACGATGGCTGTTTCATCGTTCGCCTAGGCGAGGTATGCGCATTTTTGGCTGAAGAAGCAGAAAACCTTGGCGTCGAAATCTACCCCGGCTTTGCGGCCAGCGAGGTGCTATACAACGCGCAAGGCGCAGTATGCGGCATTGCTAGCGGCGATATGGGCATCGCCAAAGATGGCAGCTACAAAGCCGACTATACCCGTGGCATTGAGATCCTAGCCAAGTACACACTGATCGGTGAAGGCGCGCGCGGCTCACTCACTGGCGAGCTAGAAGCGCATTTTGGCTTGCGCAAGCAAAGCGATCCACAACACTACGGGCTGGGTGTGAAAGAAGTCTGGCAAGTAGCACCTGAGCAGCATCAACTGGGCAAGGTACAGCACGCATTGGGCTGGCCATTGGGTAGCGAAGCGCAAGGTGGCGCGTTTATTTACCATTTGCCTAATCATCTGGTCGCTGTGGGTTACGTGGTTCACCTTAATTACAGCAACCCAACGCTATCGCCATTTGATGAATTGCAGCGCTTTAAAACTCACCCAAGTATTCGCCCCTTGTTCAAAGGTGGTAAACGCATTGCCTACGGCGCACGCGCGATTGCCGAAGGTGGCTGGCAATCACTACCACAACTGAGCTTCCCCGGCGGCGTACTGATGGGCTGTGCTGCAGGCTTGCTCAATTTCCCGCGCATTAAAGGCGTGCACAACGCCATGCTATCGGGCATCGCCGCGGCACAGGCGGTGAGCGCGGCGATTGCCGCTGGGCGCGAACAGGATGAATTAAGCGATTACCAAGCCAACCTCAACACCAGCGGTGTACTACCCGAGCTGCACAGCGTACGCAATATCAAACCAGCACTAGCCAAACTGGGCACGCTGGCGGGCACGATGTATGCTGGCACCGAACTGTGGCTAGCCCAATTTGGTGTAAAACTGCCGTGGACTTTGCGCAGCACCCAGCCCGATCACACCTATAGCAAGCAAGACTGTAGCCCAATCAAATACCCGAAACCGGATGGCGTACTTACATTTAGCAAGCTCGATTCGTTAACGCTAGCCAACGTCTCACACGAACACGACCAGCCAGTGCACTTACAGCTGCGTAATCCTGAATTGATTACCCCAGTGCATCTAAGCACCGAAATCAAAGCTGAATGCTACTATTGTCCGGCTGGGGTGTACGAAATCGTCGAGCTGGCTGGCCAAAAGCAATACCAGATCAACGCACAAAACTGCCTACACTGCAAAACCTGCGACATTAAAGACCGTCAGCAAAACATCCACTGGGTTACTCCCGAAGGTGGTGGCGGGCCTATGTATACCGGCATGTAG
- a CDS encoding alpha/beta hydrolase encodes MDTLKLNWNGLDLIGSAHIPAGASDAVLMLHGFTGNRIEFTYLFVDLSRQWAGQNLASFRFDFPGCGESDGEFAHITVAQQIAVTEFLIIQLRALYPQLRLHLLGFSMGGLVALHTLAQGSRELLQAVTSLCALAPALNIAEVVPQQAAAMAKPLPQGGFDFLGIEVGTPLLNELATFDALAGVTQLTLPVHIVHGECDVVVPVAGSAKLAQQIAGASFLQIDAADHVFAQIGHRQVLAAAVAQWVASHSK; translated from the coding sequence ATGGATACCCTCAAATTAAACTGGAATGGCCTCGATTTAATCGGTAGCGCCCATATTCCCGCCGGGGCCAGCGATGCGGTGCTGATGCTGCATGGCTTTACGGGTAACCGGATCGAGTTTACTTATTTGTTTGTCGATCTATCGCGCCAATGGGCGGGGCAAAATCTGGCGAGCTTTCGCTTTGATTTTCCCGGTTGCGGCGAAAGTGATGGTGAATTTGCGCACATTACCGTGGCGCAGCAGATCGCCGTGACTGAGTTTCTGATTATCCAATTGCGTGCGCTCTACCCGCAGCTGCGCTTGCATTTGCTGGGCTTTAGCATGGGCGGGCTGGTGGCTTTGCATACTTTGGCGCAGGGGTCGCGTGAGCTGCTGCAGGCGGTGACCTCGCTGTGCGCGCTTGCGCCGGCACTGAATATTGCCGAGGTCGTGCCGCAGCAAGCAGCCGCTATGGCCAAGCCTTTGCCGCAGGGAGGTTTTGATTTTCTGGGTATTGAGGTCGGTACGCCTTTGCTCAATGAGCTGGCGACGTTTGATGCGCTCGCAGGCGTCACGCAGTTGACGCTACCGGTGCATATTGTGCATGGCGAGTGCGATGTCGTCGTGCCCGTGGCTGGCTCGGCCAAATTGGCGCAGCAGATTGCGGGGGCGAGTTTTCTGCAGATAGATGCCGCCGATCATGTGTTTGCGCAGATTGGGCATCGGCAAGTATTGGCTGCTGCCGTGGCGCAGTGGGTGGCATCCCACAGCAAGTAG